In Haemophilus parainfluenzae, the sequence GACATTGCATCTTTTGCCTCAGCCATTTTATTTGCAGCAGCATCTTTCATTTCAGAAGCTTTATCAGCTACTGCTTCTTTTGTTTCAGCCATTTTATTTGCAGCTGAATCTTTTGCGTCAATTGCCGCATTTTTAACATCAGTTGCAACTTCTTTTGCTGCATCTTTAACATCAGTTGCAGCTTCTTTTGCTGCATCTTTAACTTGTGTTGCTGCATTTGCTGTTGCATCTTTTGCTGCTTCAACTTTTTGAGCTGTTTCTTGTTTATCGAAACAACCAGTTACGGCTAAAGATGCACCTAATACTAATACGGCTAATACTGATTTTTTCATTGTCATTCTCCATTTTATAATTAAGAATTAATCCAAAGCTATTTGCTTTGTGTGATCTAGTTTACGTAAAAAAACTTAAAATAAAACATCTTCCAAAAAAATTTACATTTCTAAAGATATAGTTTTTTTTATAACACCTCTCTAAAACAACTATAACCCTATGAATTTAAAAAGACTTGTAAAAAGTTCATTATAAAAATTTTATTTTTGTAAAAGATATAAAATTACTTTTTGTGTTTTTTTTTTTGAACAACCCAACTCAGTTAACTTGAATAATCCTTAACCATTGTTTTTACTTTTCAGTTACTTTTTTACGGCTGCAGATTGATCTTTTGTTTCAGAATCTACATTTTTTACTTCCTCTGCTTTAGAGCACACAGCATCTTTTGCTTCAGTCATTTTATTTTCCGCAACATGTTTAACATAGTTAGCTGCTGCAACCACAGCATCTTTAACTTGTACTGCCGCGCTTACTGTTGCATCTTTTGCAGCTTCAACTTTAGAAGACATTACATCTTTTGCCTCTGAAAGCGAATCTTTTACTTCAGCAACTTTACCTTCAACAGCTTCTTTTGCTTTTACAGCTTTATCTTCAGCTGCATCTTTTAGCTCAGCTGCTTTATCTGCTGCTTCATCTTTTGCTTCTGAAACTGCTTTTTTCACTTCTGATGCTTTATCTTCAGCTTCATCTTTTAACTCAGCTGCTTTATCTGCTGCTTCATCTTTTGCTTCAAAAACTGCATGTTTTACTTCAGCAACTTTATCTACAACAGCATCTTTTAATTTAGCTACTTTGCCTAAGACCGTATCTTTTGCTTCTGATGCTTTATCTTCAGCTTCATCTTTTAGCTCAGCTGCTTTATCTTCAGCCGCATCTTTCACTTCAGCAGCTTTATCTTCCACAGCTTCTTTTGCTCCTGATGCTTTGTCTTCAGCTTTATGTTTTAGCTCAGCTGCTTTATCTGCTGCTTCATCTTTTGCTTCAAAAACTGCATGTTTTACTTCAGCAACTTTATCTACAACAGCATCTTTTAATTTAGCTACTTTACCTAAGACCGTATCTTTTGCTTCTGATGCTTTATCTTCAGCTTCATCTTTTAGCTCAGCTGCTTTATCTGCTATTTCATCTTTTGCTTCTGAAACTGCTTTTTTCACTTCTGATGCTTTATCTTCAGCCGCATCTTTCACTTCAGCAGCTTTATCTTCCACAGCTTCTTTTGCTCCTGATGCTTTGTCTTCAGCTTTATGTTTTAGCTCAGCTGCTTTATCTGCTGCTTCATCTTTTGCTTCAAAAACTGCATTTTTTACTTCTGCAACTTTATCTGCAACTGCATCTTTTAATTTAACTACTTTGTCTACAAGTGTATCTTTTGCTTCAGAAACTGCTTCTTTTGCTTCTGATACTTTGTCTTCAGCCGCATCTTTCACTTCAGCAACTTTGTCTTCAGCCGCATCTTTTAGCTCGGCTGCTTTATCTGCCGCTTCATCTGTTGCTTCTGAAACTGTTTTTTTCACTTCTGATGCTTTATCTTCGACGGCTCTTTTTACTTCAGAAAATTTGTCATCGATTGCTTTTTTCATTTCAGCAGCTTTATCATCGATTGCTTCTTTTGCTTCAGAAACTGCTTTTCTTACTTCAGATACTTTATCTTCAGTTACATCTTTCACTTCAGTAGCTTTGTCTTCGACCACTTCTTTTGCCTCAGACGCTTTATGTGTCACTGCATCTTTAATGTAGTTAGCCGCTGCCAATAATGCATCTTTAACTTGTGTTGCTGCATTCACTGTCGTATCTTTTACTTCAGTTGCTTTATCTTCAATGTTATTTTTCATAACACTCTCCTTGTATCATTATAATGGCTAATTTAAGCTATTCAGTTATAGCTCACTTTTAGTCTATCAAAAAAATTTTAAAAAAACACCCAGAAATACACATTTCTAGGTGTTTGTTATTTAGCGACTTTTGGAGTCAACTATAGTTATAGTTCAAAAAAGTAAATCACATCAAACTTTATTTTCATATTATCTTCAATCAACTTTAACCATTTTCTTTGGGATAATGGAAAGCTTCAATGGTGCCTTTTTCACCATTCCAGTCAATTTGAACAATCGTTGAAGGGTAAAAACTGATTGGATTTCGCTTGCCATAAAGCTCTGAAACAATACTTCCTACTAAAGGTAAATGAGAAACAAGCAGAACACTTTCAACACCTTGTTCCTGCAAAACAGATAAATAATCTGCTACCAGAGTCGCATTCCCATAAGGTGTAATCCCACTCCAAGTTTCAACATCATTAAGAATATTGTCTAACGCTGAATTTACAAGCTCAAACGTTTCTTGCGCTCGTATATAAGGACTGACAATCACTTTCTGAACTGAAAGTGCGGTTGAATTTAGATGGGTTTTAAGCCATTGACCTTGTAATATTGATTGTTTGCGTCCATAGTCGGTTAAATGCCGAGCCTCGTCTGATGAAGAGACAACTTCAGCTTCTCCATGACGCATAATAAAAATTTTCATGTCTTTGCTTTCCTAAAAATAATAAAAGATAAATTTTATGGATCAAAAATGGGGGCAAGCCCCCACTTTATTAATTCGCTTTCACTGCTTCTGCAATTTCTTCTGCACATTGTTTTGCAAGTACACCGTCTTCACATTCGACCATGACGCGAATAAGAGGCTCAGTACCAGACTTACGCAGTAAAATTCGACCTTTGCCTTCTAAACGTTTTTCCACATCTGCAGCTACCGCTTTTACTGCTTCACTTTCTAATGGATTATCACCGCCCGCAAAACGAACATTAATGAGTACTTGAGGGAATAATTTCACCGCACTTGCAAGCTCGTTTAAAGATAAACGATGTTGAACCATTGCGCTTAATACCGCTAGTGATGCAATAATACCATCACCTGTCGTATTTTTATCAGCAATAATGATATGGCCTGAGTTTTCTCCACCTAATGTCCAGTCATGCTCTACCATTTTTTCTAATACATAACGGTCACCAACGTTAGCGCGTACGAAAGGCACACCTAACATCTTTAAGGCAATTTCTAGACTCATATTACTCATTAATGTACCTACTACCCCACCTTTTAATTGGCCTGAACGTAGTGCTTCGCGAGCAATAATGAAAAGGATTTGGTCACCATCCACTTTATTACCTAAGTGATCCACCATCATAATACGGTCACCATCACCATCATAAGCCAAACCAACATCCGCTTTGGTTTCAAGCACTTTTTCTTGTAATGCTTTTACATCAGTTGCACCACATTTCTCATTGATATTAATCCCATTTGGAGTCGCACCAATTTCAATTACTTCCGCGCCTAATTCACGTAATACATTTGGTGCAATATGGTAAGTCGCACCATTTGCACAGTCCACTACGATTTTATAACCATCTAAGCCAAGATGAGCTGGAAATGTACTCTTACAAAATTCAATATAACGACCTGCCGCATCATTAATACGACGAGCTTTACCTAATTCAGCTGATTCAACGCAATCCATTGGTTGATCGAGCATGGCTTCAATAGCCTCTTCAATATTGTCCGGTAATTTTGTTCCTTCCGCAGAGAAGAATTTAATTCCATTATCATAGTAAGGATTATGCGATGCAGAAATCACAATGCCTGCTTCTAAACGAAAAGTACGAGTTAAATAAGCCACGGCAGGGGTTGGCATTGGGCCGGTAAATGCAGCAGTTAAGCCAGCTGCAGCTAAACCTGCTTCAAGAGCAGATTCCAACATATAACCTGAAATACGAGTATCTTTTCCGATTAATACTGTGCGAGAACCTTGTGAAGCTAAAACCTTACCCGCAGCCCAACCTAATTTCAATGCGAAATCAGGCGTGATTGGATAAGTACCCACTTTACCACGTACGCCATCTGTACCAAAATATTTACGATTTGCCATGTTTATTCCTTATAAATTTGAATAATTGATATTGCAGAAATCATTTATTCTACAACATATAAAATCTGTTACTTTCTTACGCTTGTTGCGTAGCTTGCCATACTTTCAGGGCATCTGCCGTTTCAGCCACATCATGCACACGTAAAATAGTCGCACCATTTTGTGCAGCAATTAATGCGCCAGCTACACTTCCCACAACACGTTCAGTTACGGGTTTATCTAATACGGCACCAATCATCGATTTACGTGAAAGGCCTGCTAAAATGGGATAACCACTTTCACAAAAGTGTGCTAATTGCTGTAAAAGTTTATAGTTATGCTGCACGGTCTTACCAAAACAAAACCCCATATCCCAAATGATATTTTCTTTAGCGATTCCCGCATCTAAACAAGCTTTAGTCCGAGCTTCTAAAAACTGATAAACATCTTGGACTACATCATCATAATGCGGATTAGTCTGCATTGTGCGCGGCTGTCCTTGCATGTGCATGATACAAGTGGGTAAATTCAACTGTCCTGCTATTTCGAGTGCACCAGGTTCACGTAAAGCACGAATATCATTGATTAAATCCATGCCGACCTTAGCTGCTTCTTGCATCACAATTGCTTTAGAGGTATCCACTGAAATCCAACAATCAAAACGTTTTTGCACGGCTTCAACAAGAGGTATCACTCGTTGCAACTCTTCAGTTTCAGGCACTTCTTCTGCCATTATTGGTCGAGTTGATTCCCCGCCAATATCAATAATTGTTGCACCTTCTTTGAGCATTTTTTCAACTTGAAATAATGCTTTGTCTAGACTAAAAAACTGTCCGCCATCTGAAAATGAATCAGGCGTGAAATTCAAAATTCCCATAATTTGAGGTAATGATAAATCTAGACATTTGTTATTAGCGTAAAGTTTCATAAAGTGCGGTCAATTTTTAAATCAAATTTTAAAGGCTAGATTATAACGGAATATAGTGATGAAAAGAATGACATTATAAATAAAAAAAGCCTTCCTAATTAGGAAGGCTTTATTCTTACTCTTCAGAATCGTCTGAATGATTAACCGCACTTTCAGTGGTTTCTTCTTGCGGCTTAGCTTTCGAGCTCGTGTCTTTGTTATCTTCCCAACCAGATGGTGGTGTAACAGGCTCACGATTCATTAGCTGCTTGATTTGTTCTTCTTCAATGGTTTCATATTTCACTAACGCATCTTTCATGGCGTGAAGAATATCCATATTGTCGATCAAAATCTGTCTTGCTCTCGCATAGTTACGATTCACAATCGCACGAACTTCTTCATCAATCGCATGCGCTGTTTCATCAGACATATGTTTTGCTTTCGCCATTGAGCGACCTAAGAATACTTCGCCTTCATCTTCGGTATAAAGAATCGGACCGAGTTTATCTGAGAAGCCCCATTGGGTCACCATATTACGTGCAATATTGGTTGCCACTTTAATATCGTTAGATGCACCGGTAGAAATATTTTCTTCACCATAAATCAAATCTTCTGCTAAACGTCCTGCATAAAGAGTTGAAAGCTTACTTTCTAATTGTTTTTGGCTGATACTTATTTGATCACCTTCAGGCAAGAAGAAAGTCACACCTAATGCGCGGCCACGAGGAATAATCGTAACTTTATGTACAGGATCATGTTCAGGCACTAAGTAACCCACAATGGCGTGACCTGCTTCATGATACGCTGTCGATTCTTTTTGTTTATCTGTCATGATCATGGTACGGCGTTCAGGTCCCATATTGATCTTATCTTTGGCTTTTTCAAACTCAAGCATCGATACAGTACGTTTATTGCTACGTGCAGCAAATAATGCCGCTTCATTCACCAAGTTCGCTAAATCTGCACCTGAATAACCAGGTGTACCACGAGCCAGTGTCATTGCATCTACATCATCAGCCACAGGGACTTTACGCATGTGAACTTTTAAAATTTGCTCACGACCTTTCACATCCGGTAAACCTACAACAACTTGACGGTCAAAACGGCCTGGACGAGTTAATGCTGGGTCAAGTACATCTGGACGGTTAGTTGCGGCAATAACAATTACGCCTTCGTTACCACCGAAACCATCCATTTCAACTAACATTTGGTTAAGGGTTTGTTCACGCTCATCGTGCCCACCACCTAAGCCTGCACCACGTTGGCGACCTACCGCATCAATTTCATCAATAAAGATTAAGCATGGTGCATTTTTCTTTGCTTGCTCGAACATATCACGTACACGAGAAGCACCAACACCCACAAACATCTCCACAAAGTCAGAACCTGAAATGGTAAAGAAAGGTACTTTTGCTTCACCCGCAATAGCCTTAGCTAATAAAGTTTTACCTGTACCTGGAGGACCAACCATCAAAATCCCTTTTGGAATTTTACCGCCAAGGTTTTGGAATTTTTTCGGTTCACGCAAGAAATCGACCACTTCACCCACTTCTTCTTTTGCTTCATCACAACCTGCGACATCTGCAAAAGTGACTTTGATTTGGTCTTGGTTCAGCATTTTAGCGCGGCTTTTACCAAAGCTCATGGCTTTGCCGCCACCACCTTGTATTTGGCGCATGAAGAAAACCCATACCCCAACAAGGAATAGCATCGGGAACCACGAAATCAAAATTTGTGATAGTAAACTACGTTTTTCAAAAGGCGTACCTTCGATTTTGACTTTTTTATTTAATAAGTCATCTAAGAGTTTTTTATCTTCCAACGGTGGCATAACGGTCATATATTTAGAACCGTCATTTTTGGTCACAGTGATTTCATTCGCATCAAAACGCGCTTCTTTCACTTGACTATTACTCACATCATACACAAAAGTTGTGTAATCTGTTGAGTCACTCACGCCATTGGAGTTAAAACTTTGGTAAGCTGTCATCATGACAACTGCAACCACAACCCATAGAACTAGATTTTTGACCATATCGTTCAAGGTTTAACCTGCCTTTCTTAAGTTAATTAAAATAAAACGAAATACTATCTCATCCGTGACACAATGAAAAGCTATCAAAGCAATTATTCGCCTTTATAACCACTCGCTACAATGTAAACTTCACGAGAACGTCCACGAGAGGCCTCTGGCTTACGTACTTTTACTACACTAAACAGTGAACGAATTTCACGCAAATACTCATCGAAGCCTTCTCCCTGGAATACTTTGACCACAAAACTGCCTTTTTTCGCCAAAACTTGCTTACACATATCTAAAGCCAGTTCCACTAAATACATTGCTCGCGGAATATCAACCGATGGCATACCACTAAAATTCGGTGCCATATCGGACATCACTACATCAACTTTAGCTTCCCCAACCCGTTCTAATAATGCATTCAACACGTTTTCATCACGGAAATCGCCTTGTAAAAAATCAACGCCGACAATTGGATTCATGTCCAAAATATCGCACGCAATGACTCTTCCCTTTCCACCGATTTGGCTCACGACATATTGTGACCAACCACCTGGAGCAGCTCCGAGATCCACTACGGTCATTCCTGGCTTGAACAATTTATCTGTTTGTTGAATCTCATCTAGTTTAAAGTAAGCACGAGAGCGTAATTTTTGCTTGTGTGCTTTCTGAACAAACGGATCTTTAAAATGTTCGTTTAGCCAACGAGAAGAACTCGCTGAACGTTTTTTCTTTCCCATAAACTCTATCTTTTGTACTATTTTTTGTAGTAGTTTCATCTATATTTGGGTACAATCTGCCTAATTCAAGGCTAGGCTTACCAAAAAGTGCTGAAAAACCACATTTTTCCTGACCGTTTTTTTCGGTCTCTTCATGACAAATATTCATTTTATTAAAGGATTCCCTATGACAATTTTATCAACAAAACAAAAACAATTTTTAAAAGGACTCGCTCATCACCTTAGTCCTGTCGTCATGCTTGGCGGTAACGGCTTAACCGAAGGGGTATTGGCCGAAATCGATAATGCATTAAATCATCACGAACTCATCAAAGTGAAAATTGCTGGCGCAGATCGTGAAACCAAACAACTTATCATCGATGCGATCGTGCGTGAAACACAATCATCTAACGTTCAAACTATCGGACATATTTTGGTTCTTTATAGACCAAGCGAAGAAGGCAAAATACAGCTGCCTCGTAAATAATTGTTATCCCCTCAATTTGAGGGGATGTTTTTTTAGATGTAATTAACTTCAATAATCTCGAACTCAACCGTTCCACCTGGTGTGGTGATATTCACGGTATCATCCAACTCTTTGCCTATCAAACCACGGGCAATCGGTGAATTCACAGAAATCAAACCTGATTTAATATCTGCCTCATCATCACCTACGATTTGATAAGTCACTTCTTCATCGGTATCGGTATTCACTAATACAACTGTAGCACCAAAAATAACTTTACCGTTATTAGGTAATTTAGTGACATCGATAACCTGACAATTTGCAAGTTTGCCTTCAATCTCTTGAATACGTCCCTCGCAAAAACCTTGTTGCTCACGCGCGGCGTGATATTCTGCATTTTCTTTTAAGTCGCCGTGCTCACGTGCTTCAGCTATCGCCTTGATAATTTCTGGGCGACGCTCATTTTTTAAGAAATCTAATTCTTCTCGTAATAACTCCGCACCGCGCACGGTCATTGGAATTTGTTTCATTCTTTTTCCTTGAAATTTGGTAAAAACAAAACCACGACAACGTCTTGCAACCTTGCCGTAGCCAATGAAAAATAAAAAATGATTTACTCAATTGAGTTCGGGGCTTATTATTATCCGTCTTAAGAAAAATAGCAACTAGAACTGTACAAAAATGAGTAAAAAATCTTCCATTTCGACCGCACTTAAAGCGGCATTTATCACTCTCGGATTTTCTTTTTCTTCTATGGCTGAAGTTGATGTTACTTCAATCACCCAATATTTACCGGAAGGTGCATCGGCTGGCATCATTGCCAAAAACCTCAATAAAGATCAAATTATCGCCGATTACAATGGTTCAACCTTTATGTTGCCAGCCAGTACGCAAAAAGTCTTTACCGCTGTAGCGGCTAAATTGGTATTAGGTGATGCCTTCCAGTTTGAAACCTCACTTTTAAGTAACGGAAAAATTCAGAATAATACCTTAGAAGGCGATCTTGTTGTGCAATTTACTGGCGATCCCGATCTCACCAGTGGACAACTTTACACCCTACTCGCTAATTTAAAAAATCAAGGTATTCAGAAAATTAATGGCGATCTCGTGTTAGATACCTCTGTCTTTGCGAGCCACGACCGTGGATTGGGTTGGATTTGGAACGATCTCACCATGTGCTTTAACTCTCCTCCAGCAGCGGCAAATATCGATAATAACTGTTTCTATGCAGAACTGGATGCGAATCAACCTGTAGGTGAAACCGTAAAAATTAACGTTCCTGCACAATTCCCGATTCAAGTTTTCGGACAAGTGTATATTGCAGATCAGCAAGAATCTGGTTATTGCCAGTTAGATGTGGTGGTTCATGACAATAATCGTTATCAGGTGAAAGGCTGTATTGCGCGTCAAACAAAACCTTTTGGGCTTAGTTTTGCAGTACAAGATCCAGATGCCTATGCGGCTGCTATTATTCAACGCCAACTAAAACGTCTTGGCATCGAATTTACAGGTAAAGTGAAACAGCCTCAAAAACCACAGCAAGGGCAAAAACTTGCACAACATTTATCCAAACCACTGCCTGAGTTATTGAAAAAAATGATGAAAAAATCAGATAACCAGATTGCAGATGCTTTATTTAGAGCGGTAGCCTACAACTACTATAAACGCCCAGCTTCATTCCAATTAGGTACATTGGCGGTTAAATCAGTATTACAAAAACAAGGCATTAAATTTGGCAACAGCATTTTAGCAGATGGTTCTGGCCTTTCTCGTCACAATTTAGTTGCACCAAAAACTATGCTTTCTGTTTTAGAGTACATCGCTAAAAATGAAGATACACTGCATTTAATGGAAACCTTCCCGATTGCAGGTGTAGATGGCACTATCAGCGGACGCGGCGGCTTAATTAATCCACCATTAGTTAAAAATGTCATCGCGAAAACAGGCTCATTAAAAGGGGTTTATAACCTTGCCGGTTTTATGACCAATGCGCGAGGTGAAAAAGTGGCTTTTGTTCAATTTATCAATGGTTACTCCACTGGTGATTTAGAAAGTAAAACGAAACGCGCTCCACTTGTGCAGTTTGAAAGTACACTTTATAACGATTTTTATAAAGACTAAAACACATAAAAAAATAACCGCACTTCAAATATACTAAGTGCGGTTATTTTTTTCTTCATTTTAAATTAAAAAGAAAAAGCACCAAACTCTTCATCGAATTTGGCGCTTTATACTTTTAGACTGTTTTATCCTTCATTATGGATTTCGAGATTACTCGCATCTTTTTCACGTTTTTTCTTTGCTGAATCGTTACGTTGAGAAGCGATGTTATCAAGATATTCTGGCGTGATATCGCCTGTAATATATTCGCCAGTAAATACTGAGCAATCAAAACCTTTAATCGCAGGGTTTTCTTGACGAACGGATTCTGTTAACGCTTCAAGATCTTGGAAGATCAATTTGTCCACACCAATTAATTCTGCAATTTCTTCGACACTACGACCGCAGGCAATAAGCTCTTGTTTTGTTGGCATATCAATGCCATACACATTCGGATAACGAATTTCTGGTGCAGCTGACGCAAAGTAAATTTTCTTCGCACCCGCAGCGCGAGCCATGCATACAATTTGTTCTGATGTTGTTCCACGAACAATGGAATCATCAACTAACAACACATTTTTATCTTTGAATTCAGCTTTGATTGTATTGAGCTTACGGCGAACTGAGCTAATACGTTGTGCTTGCCCAGGCATAATAAACGTACGGCCAACATAGCGGTTTTTAA encodes:
- the folP gene encoding dihydropteroate synthase, with the protein product MKLYANNKCLDLSLPQIMGILNFTPDSFSDGGQFFSLDKALFQVEKMLKEGATIIDIGGESTRPIMAEEVPETEELQRVIPLVEAVQKRFDCWISVDTSKAIVMQEAAKVGMDLINDIRALREPGALEIAGQLNLPTCIMHMQGQPRTMQTNPHYDDVVQDVYQFLEARTKACLDAGIAKENIIWDMGFCFGKTVQHNYKLLQQLAHFCESGYPILAGLSRKSMIGAVLDKPVTERVVGSVAGALIAAQNGATILRVHDVAETADALKVWQATQQA
- the yhbY gene encoding ribosome assembly RNA-binding protein YhbY — translated: MTILSTKQKQFLKGLAHHLSPVVMLGGNGLTEGVLAEIDNALNHHELIKVKIAGADRETKQLIIDAIVRETQSSNVQTIGHILVLYRPSEEGKIQLPRK
- the ftsH gene encoding ATP-dependent zinc metalloprotease FtsH encodes the protein MVKNLVLWVVVAVVMMTAYQSFNSNGVSDSTDYTTFVYDVSNSQVKEARFDANEITVTKNDGSKYMTVMPPLEDKKLLDDLLNKKVKIEGTPFEKRSLLSQILISWFPMLFLVGVWVFFMRQIQGGGGKAMSFGKSRAKMLNQDQIKVTFADVAGCDEAKEEVGEVVDFLREPKKFQNLGGKIPKGILMVGPPGTGKTLLAKAIAGEAKVPFFTISGSDFVEMFVGVGASRVRDMFEQAKKNAPCLIFIDEIDAVGRQRGAGLGGGHDEREQTLNQMLVEMDGFGGNEGVIVIAATNRPDVLDPALTRPGRFDRQVVVGLPDVKGREQILKVHMRKVPVADDVDAMTLARGTPGYSGADLANLVNEAALFAARSNKRTVSMLEFEKAKDKINMGPERRTMIMTDKQKESTAYHEAGHAIVGYLVPEHDPVHKVTIIPRGRALGVTFFLPEGDQISISQKQLESKLSTLYAGRLAEDLIYGEENISTGASNDIKVATNIARNMVTQWGFSDKLGPILYTEDEGEVFLGRSMAKAKHMSDETAHAIDEEVRAIVNRNYARARQILIDNMDILHAMKDALVKYETIEEEQIKQLMNREPVTPPSGWEDNKDTSSKAKPQEETTESAVNHSDDSEE
- the dacB gene encoding serine-type D-Ala-D-Ala carboxypeptidase gives rise to the protein MSKKSSISTALKAAFITLGFSFSSMAEVDVTSITQYLPEGASAGIIAKNLNKDQIIADYNGSTFMLPASTQKVFTAVAAKLVLGDAFQFETSLLSNGKIQNNTLEGDLVVQFTGDPDLTSGQLYTLLANLKNQGIQKINGDLVLDTSVFASHDRGLGWIWNDLTMCFNSPPAAANIDNNCFYAELDANQPVGETVKINVPAQFPIQVFGQVYIADQQESGYCQLDVVVHDNNRYQVKGCIARQTKPFGLSFAVQDPDAYAAAIIQRQLKRLGIEFTGKVKQPQKPQQGQKLAQHLSKPLPELLKKMMKKSDNQIADALFRAVAYNYYKRPASFQLGTLAVKSVLQKQGIKFGNSILADGSGLSRHNLVAPKTMLSVLEYIAKNEDTLHLMETFPIAGVDGTISGRGGLINPPLVKNVIAKTGSLKGVYNLAGFMTNARGEKVAFVQFINGYSTGDLESKTKRAPLVQFESTLYNDFYKD
- the rlmE gene encoding 23S rRNA (uridine(2552)-2'-O)-methyltransferase RlmE, producing MGKKKRSASSSRWLNEHFKDPFVQKAHKQKLRSRAYFKLDEIQQTDKLFKPGMTVVDLGAAPGGWSQYVVSQIGGKGRVIACDILDMNPIVGVDFLQGDFRDENVLNALLERVGEAKVDVVMSDMAPNFSGMPSVDIPRAMYLVELALDMCKQVLAKKGSFVVKVFQGEGFDEYLREIRSLFSVVKVRKPEASRGRSREVYIVASGYKGE
- the glmM gene encoding phosphoglucosamine mutase, producing MANRKYFGTDGVRGKVGTYPITPDFALKLGWAAGKVLASQGSRTVLIGKDTRISGYMLESALEAGLAAAGLTAAFTGPMPTPAVAYLTRTFRLEAGIVISASHNPYYDNGIKFFSAEGTKLPDNIEEAIEAMLDQPMDCVESAELGKARRINDAAGRYIEFCKSTFPAHLGLDGYKIVVDCANGATYHIAPNVLRELGAEVIEIGATPNGININEKCGATDVKALQEKVLETKADVGLAYDGDGDRIMMVDHLGNKVDGDQILFIIAREALRSGQLKGGVVGTLMSNMSLEIALKMLGVPFVRANVGDRYVLEKMVEHDWTLGGENSGHIIIADKNTTGDGIIASLAVLSAMVQHRLSLNELASAVKLFPQVLINVRFAGGDNPLESEAVKAVAADVEKRLEGKGRILLRKSGTEPLIRVMVECEDGVLAKQCAEEIAEAVKAN
- the greA gene encoding transcription elongation factor GreA; its protein translation is MKQIPMTVRGAELLREELDFLKNERRPEIIKAIAEAREHGDLKENAEYHAAREQQGFCEGRIQEIEGKLANCQVIDVTKLPNNGKVIFGATVVLVNTDTDEEVTYQIVGDDEADIKSGLISVNSPIARGLIGKELDDTVNITTPGGTVEFEIIEVNYI
- the sixA gene encoding phosphohistidine phosphatase SixA, translating into MKIFIMRHGEAEVVSSSDEARHLTDYGRKQSILQGQWLKTHLNSTALSVQKVIVSPYIRAQETFELVNSALDNILNDVETWSGITPYGNATLVADYLSVLQEQGVESVLLVSHLPLVGSIVSELYGKRNPISFYPSTIVQIDWNGEKGTIEAFHYPKENG